A section of the Methanobacterium formicicum DSM 3637 genome encodes:
- the atwA gene encoding methyl coenzyme M reductase system, component A2, producing the protein MSFIEIKNINKTFNGVEVLKNLNINVEEGTILGILGKSGSGKSVLINMLRGMKDYKPDDGQIIYNIALCPECLAVEPPSKEGQSCKCGGQFEKKEVDFWNCDRHIFTAIRRRISIMLQRTFALYEDETVIDNVLKSITEHDEEESTYMAIDLLELAQMTHRITHIARDLSGGEKQRVVLARQLAKEPMIFLADEPTGTLDPTTAEFIHQALIEGIKGQGLSMVITSHWPEVMRDLSDEVIWLDNGEIIQKGDPEQVVESFMEHVPQPQKNKKFETGGPIIELQDVKKHYYSIDRGVVKAVDGVNLSVDEGEIYGVVGLSGAGKTTLSRLLYGLTDPSSGQIKVKLGDQWIDMTEKGPFGRGQVKPYLGILHQEYSLYPHRNVLGNLTEAISLELPAEFAKIKALYVLNAVGFSEEYAEKILHKYHDELSGGERHRVALAQVLIKEPKIVILDEPTGTMDPITRVQVTDSIRKARKELNQTFLIISHDMDFVLDVCDQASIMRGGKILKTGLPSEVVEDLTSKEKNKMLKKGKT; encoded by the coding sequence ATGTCTTTCATCGAAATAAAAAACATTAACAAAACATTCAATGGCGTTGAAGTCCTGAAAAACTTGAACATTAATGTGGAAGAAGGAACAATATTAGGAATTCTGGGAAAGAGCGGTTCTGGAAAATCAGTTCTAATAAACATGCTCCGTGGAATGAAAGATTACAAGCCAGATGACGGCCAGATAATTTATAACATTGCACTTTGTCCTGAATGCCTTGCTGTTGAACCACCATCCAAAGAAGGCCAGTCCTGTAAATGTGGAGGGCAATTTGAGAAGAAGGAAGTTGATTTCTGGAATTGTGACCGCCATATATTCACAGCCATCAGACGACGTATTTCCATAATGCTTCAGAGAACCTTTGCACTGTATGAAGACGAAACTGTGATTGATAATGTTTTAAAATCTATCACTGAACATGATGAAGAAGAAAGCACTTACATGGCCATTGACCTCCTTGAACTGGCCCAGATGACCCATAGGATCACTCACATTGCACGCGATCTGTCTGGTGGGGAAAAGCAGAGAGTGGTGCTGGCCAGACAACTGGCCAAAGAACCCATGATATTCCTGGCAGATGAACCAACCGGTACTCTGGATCCAACCACCGCTGAATTCATACACCAGGCCCTTATTGAAGGTATTAAAGGTCAGGGTTTAAGTATGGTAATTACCTCCCACTGGCCAGAGGTAATGAGAGATCTTTCTGATGAGGTGATCTGGCTGGATAATGGTGAAATTATCCAGAAGGGAGATCCAGAGCAAGTTGTGGAAAGCTTCATGGAACACGTACCCCAACCCCAAAAAAACAAAAAGTTTGAAACCGGTGGCCCCATTATCGAGCTCCAAGATGTTAAAAAGCATTATTACTCCATTGATAGGGGAGTGGTTAAAGCCGTGGACGGTGTTAACCTCAGTGTAGATGAAGGCGAAATATACGGAGTGGTAGGTCTTTCTGGAGCAGGTAAAACCACCCTATCAAGACTGTTATATGGCCTCACCGATCCCAGCAGTGGCCAGATAAAGGTGAAACTGGGAGACCAGTGGATCGACATGACTGAAAAAGGTCCTTTCGGCCGGGGCCAGGTAAAACCATATCTGGGGATACTTCACCAGGAATACAGTCTTTACCCCCATCGTAATGTGTTGGGAAACCTGACCGAAGCCATCAGCCTGGAGTTACCCGCAGAATTTGCCAAGATAAAAGCACTTTACGTTTTAAACGCAGTTGGGTTTAGTGAGGAATACGCTGAAAAGATCCTCCATAAATATCATGATGAATTGAGTGGAGGAGAACGCCACCGGGTGGCCCTGGCCCAGGTACTCATTAAAGAACCTAAAATAGTTATTCTGGACGAACCAACCGGCACCATGGACCCCATTACCAGAGTTCAGGTTACAGATTCCATTAGAAAAGCACGAAAAGAGCTTAATCAAACTTTCCTCATAATATCACATGATATGGATTTTGTACTGGATGTTTGTGACCAGGCTTCCATTATGAGAGGTGGGAAAATCCTTAAAACAGGACTCCCATCGGAAGTGGTGGAAGACCTTACCAGTAAAGAAAAAAACAAGATGTTGAAAAAGGGCAAAACCTGA
- a CDS encoding DUF134 domain-containing protein gives MARPRRLRKISEEPHIRCFKPERDDLDSMKPIEIFIDEFEAIRLRDYHDIQQKRSAEIMGVSQPTFHRILTSARKKIANALINGNTIVIRGKDQLIRYKCDDCGFKWQHPFKEYKKCPDCGSIRIILLKEDEKSSQDSEESLMDRKSYGGKGLGAGPPAVCKCPNCGYESPKTQGVPCSNTKCPECETPLCGNP, from the coding sequence ATGGCAAGACCCCGGAGACTAAGAAAAATTTCGGAAGAGCCCCATATAAGGTGCTTCAAACCAGAAAGAGACGATTTAGACTCAATGAAACCTATAGAAATATTTATAGATGAGTTTGAAGCAATCAGGCTAAGAGATTACCATGATATCCAACAGAAAAGATCTGCTGAAATAATGGGAGTGTCACAGCCCACATTTCATCGTATATTAACTTCTGCCCGGAAAAAAATAGCTAATGCACTGATTAATGGGAATACTATTGTTATAAGAGGGAAAGACCAGTTAATACGCTACAAATGTGATGATTGTGGGTTCAAATGGCAACATCCCTTTAAGGAATATAAAAAATGTCCAGACTGCGGATCTATCCGCATCATCTTATTAAAAGAGGATGAAAAGTCATCTCAAGACTCTGAAGAATCTTTGATGGATAGAAAATCTTATGGAGGAAAAGGACTTGGTGCAGGACCACCAGCAGTTTGTAAATGTCCTAATTGCGGTTATGAATCCCCAAAAACACAAGGAGTGCCCTGCAGCAATACCAAATGTCCCGAATGTGAAACCCCACTTTGTGGGAACCCTTGA
- a CDS encoding PAS domain S-box protein, with protein MANILLVEDEMVEAMNIKISLQSMGYDVVAIASYGEEAVEKAQNLKPDLILMDIILKGSMDGIAVANAISKLGIPVIYITALPDDSTVNRALLSAPYGYLIKPFNTRKLKISIEVALYKKQMENKLKQSQDNYYQTIFENTSSATIIIEENKLISLVNMEFSTLTGYLKEEIEGRMKWTDFFAPEDRLQMEEYHNLRRINPDHAPRNYEAKLLASDGAIRYVYLTVAMLPGNQKSMMSILDMTELRVSKKAIEESREKFKSIFENAAEAIILFNCQGIIIESNYKIEEIFGFKKEEIIGQNFMNIVSMMGMDYNPAKIVFNHLISGNELKQIEWTIQNKSGKEVIFRVRPSIIKDKNTINGILLIMEDITELKTVENSLKNSLEEKEILLREIHHRVKNNLQIISSLLSLQRIQVEDKQTADILWECQGRVRTMAMIHENLYRSQDIGYINFRNYVETLLYDIFNSYHVDKGSINLNTQIESLKMDIETAMPCGLIINELATNSIKHAFPDRNGTIKIDLKSDGEFYILSFADDGIGLPEDANPKKSKKLGLMVVKTLVNQLNGLMEIERGNGTKFTIKFRELPYKTRI; from the coding sequence TTGGCAAATATTCTCCTGGTAGAAGATGAAATGGTGGAGGCCATGAACATAAAAATAAGCCTCCAATCAATGGGTTATGATGTGGTTGCCATTGCATCCTATGGTGAAGAAGCAGTTGAAAAAGCACAAAATTTAAAACCTGATCTTATTCTGATGGACATTATTTTGAAGGGTAGTATGGATGGGATAGCTGTTGCAAATGCTATTTCAAAACTAGGAATACCGGTTATATATATTACTGCTCTTCCTGATGATTCCACTGTTAATCGAGCTCTCCTCAGTGCACCTTATGGTTATTTAATCAAACCATTTAATACTCGTAAATTAAAAATATCCATTGAAGTAGCTCTTTATAAAAAACAAATGGAAAATAAACTTAAACAATCTCAGGATAATTATTACCAAACTATTTTTGAAAATACAAGTTCTGCCACCATAATTATTGAGGAAAACAAACTGATTTCCCTGGTTAATATGGAATTTTCTACCTTAACTGGATATTTGAAGGAAGAAATTGAGGGCAGAATGAAGTGGACGGATTTTTTTGCCCCTGAAGACCGTTTGCAGATGGAAGAATACCACAATCTGCGCAGGATTAATCCAGATCACGCTCCAAGAAATTATGAAGCAAAACTACTTGCTAGTGATGGTGCTATCCGCTACGTTTATTTAACTGTGGCTATGTTACCTGGCAACCAGAAGAGTATGATGTCTATTTTAGATATGACTGAGTTAAGGGTATCTAAAAAAGCCATTGAAGAATCCAGGGAGAAATTTAAAAGCATTTTTGAAAATGCAGCCGAGGCTATTATCCTGTTTAACTGTCAGGGGATTATTATAGAATCCAATTATAAGATTGAAGAGATATTTGGCTTTAAAAAGGAGGAAATCATAGGTCAGAACTTTATGAACATTGTATCCATGATGGGAATGGATTACAACCCGGCCAAGATAGTTTTCAACCATCTGATCTCCGGAAATGAATTAAAACAGATTGAATGGACTATACAAAATAAAAGTGGGAAAGAAGTAATTTTCAGGGTTCGACCATCCATAATAAAAGATAAAAATACGATAAATGGCATATTATTGATTATGGAAGACATAACTGAACTTAAAACTGTGGAAAATAGTCTTAAAAACTCTTTAGAAGAAAAAGAGATTCTGTTAAGGGAAATTCACCACAGGGTAAAGAACAATCTTCAGATTATATCCAGTCTCCTGAGTTTGCAGCGTATTCAGGTGGAAGATAAACAAACTGCAGATATATTATGGGAGTGTCAGGGAAGAGTCAGGACCATGGCTATGATCCACGAAAACTTGTACAGATCACAGGATATTGGTTACATAAACTTCAGAAACTATGTTGAAACGTTGCTATATGATATTTTTAATTCATACCATGTGGATAAAGGATCCATCAACTTAAACACACAAATTGAAAGTTTAAAAATGGATATTGAAACTGCCATGCCCTGTGGTCTAATCATCAATGAACTGGCAACCAACAGCATTAAACACGCTTTTCCAGATAGAAATGGCACTATCAAAATAGATTTAAAATCAGATGGTGAGTTTTATATTTTAAGTTTTGCAGATGATGGAATTGGCTTACCCGAAGATGCTAATCCTAAGAAATCTAAAAAATTGGGGTTAATGGTTGTCAAAACGCTGGTAAATCAGTTAAATGGTCTGATGGAAATTGAAAGGGGCAACGGTACGAAATTCACCATTAAATTCAGGGAATTACCTTACAAAACGAGAATATAA
- a CDS encoding HEAT repeat domain-containing protein — translation MKYYDLTKEERQSFVIKMENELMQDLESNKNSHILQYSSNEDVYIRKNVSNILGKIYREQSLFKEEITQVAVQLLENGDEKVRQTAVYILGEIGKQDADPVFDYLEIALEDPQHRVKNAVMSSLKVMGQKNPQPTLNFAKVFIHHPQPEVRKKVIHGIELRGRTHPEDVLPLLEELQDETNPAVRKMLIHVLGQISYKKGCLEKVTSALKTWKNRELVEDTIPYLLEVHENYPFSALNPEEAKEYLKTNFSEFNIQL, via the coding sequence ATGAAATATTATGACTTAACCAAGGAGGAACGGCAGAGTTTTGTGATTAAAATGGAAAATGAATTAATGCAGGACTTGGAAAGTAACAAAAACAGCCACATACTCCAGTACTCATCCAATGAAGATGTTTACATTCGAAAGAATGTTTCCAACATTTTAGGAAAAATTTACCGTGAACAGAGCCTTTTCAAAGAGGAAATAACTCAAGTAGCAGTCCAACTCCTGGAAAATGGTGATGAGAAGGTTAGGCAGACTGCAGTATATATCTTAGGGGAAATTGGGAAACAGGATGCAGATCCAGTTTTTGATTACCTTGAAATTGCCCTGGAAGACCCACAACACAGGGTTAAAAATGCAGTGATGAGTTCTCTGAAAGTTATGGGCCAAAAGAATCCCCAACCAACCTTAAACTTTGCAAAGGTTTTTATTCACCACCCCCAACCTGAAGTGCGGAAAAAAGTGATTCATGGAATTGAACTTAGAGGTAGAACACATCCCGAGGATGTTCTGCCATTATTGGAGGAATTACAGGATGAAACCAACCCAGCAGTACGGAAAATGTTAATCCATGTTCTGGGACAGATAAGTTATAAAAAAGGGTGTCTGGAAAAGGTGACTTCTGCACTTAAAACCTGGAAAAACAGGGAACTGGTGGAAGATACCATTCCTTACCTACTGGAAGTGCATGAAAATTATCCGTTCAGTGCCCTGAACCCTGAAGAAGCAAAAGAATATTTAAAAACAAATTTTAGTGAATTTAATATACAGCTCTAA
- a CDS encoding TspO/MBR family protein: MEGFKLNEIPKLIASVFIVFISGAVGTLATLPQITTWYAALAKPSWTPPNDWFGPIWTTIYILIGIALFLVWRQGLERRDVKFTIGIFAVQLLLNVLWSLVFFGLHSILGGFILICLLWIAILANMIAFYVISKPAGLLFIPYIIWVSIASYLNYSVLLLN, translated from the coding sequence ATGGAAGGTTTTAAGTTAAATGAGATTCCGAAGTTAATTGCTTCAGTATTCATAGTTTTCATTTCTGGTGCTGTGGGAACCCTAGCCACTCTTCCCCAGATAACCACCTGGTATGCGGCCCTGGCCAAACCCAGCTGGACTCCACCCAATGATTGGTTTGGACCCATATGGACCACTATTTATATTCTTATTGGTATAGCTTTGTTCCTGGTGTGGAGACAGGGTTTAGAAAGGCGTGATGTGAAGTTCACAATTGGAATATTCGCAGTGCAACTGTTACTAAACGTTCTATGGTCCCTTGTATTTTTTGGATTGCACTCCATACTGGGCGGGTTCATACTGATCTGCTTGCTTTGGATAGCCATCCTGGCTAACATGATCGCATTTTATGTCATATCCAAACCAGCAGGACTCCTGTTCATACCATACATAATCTGGGTGAGCATTGCCTCCTACCTGAACTACAGCGTTCTTCTGTTGAACTAA
- a CDS encoding pyridoxamine 5'-phosphate oxidase family protein — translation MDVQKIPAMERKEYDAFIANQYMSRIAFKGDYPYVAPFLYVFNGKFIYFLSTRYGKKVELVKSDPQVAVEIEDYSSDMSEYRFVTLQGCINEVDNASEKLEVRQMFIELIRKNNLSPNILAALGHSPQDPLESLLKEETSIVWKLVDVQEIVALKSS, via the coding sequence TTGGACGTTCAAAAAATCCCTGCAATGGAAAGAAAAGAATATGATGCGTTTATCGCCAACCAGTACATGAGCAGAATCGCTTTCAAGGGAGATTATCCCTATGTTGCCCCATTTTTGTATGTTTTCAATGGGAAATTTATCTATTTCCTCAGTACCAGGTACGGCAAAAAGGTGGAACTTGTCAAGAGTGACCCTCAAGTTGCAGTGGAGATTGAGGATTACAGTAGTGATATGTCAGAATACCGTTTTGTGACACTTCAGGGCTGTATAAATGAAGTGGATAATGCAAGTGAAAAACTGGAAGTCAGGCAGATGTTCATAGAACTCATCCGGAAAAATAACCTCTCCCCAAATATACTGGCTGCCCTGGGACATTCCCCCCAAGACCCCTTGGAATCCCTTTTAAAAGAAGAAACATCCATTGTATGGAAATTAGTGGATGTCCAAGAAATTGTGGCACTTAAAAGTTCATGA
- a CDS encoding rhodanese-like domain-containing protein → MVKLIKSKGIAHHSYFIEVSGRAVVVDPRRDVDVYLHLAESSEMDITHIFETHRNEDYVIGSLELACATGAEIFHGKNLDFAYGTPVSDRDKFQWGSIELEVMDTPGHTTESISLVLRDLSVSKDAQMVFTGDVIFAGETGRVDLYGPDKSQKMAGLLYDSIFNGILPLGDQVILCPAHGAGSVCGADIREQDYTTIGYERNTNPQLQCTSKEEFIKMKVAEELYTPPYFKKMEFYNQNGAPIAGRIPYFKPIPPKILKEKINNGACILDVRKPTSFAGAHIPGSLNIWRDGVPAFAGWFLNYDDPIIVVDDQIQGLDEVRQALFRLGFDNIYGYLEGGFPSWYLHAGQINSIKLWSVHQLKQKLESLKEKGEGLTENRKKFKETSEEDFFLLDVRKIDDRRKDYIQGSHHIYVGDLPQRIQEVPHDIPVVVYCDSGYKSTTACSYLKKNGYTKLSTVLGSMTAWKKASYPVVKA, encoded by the coding sequence ATGGTTAAACTAATTAAATCAAAGGGAATAGCCCATCATTCTTATTTTATTGAAGTCAGTGGTCGGGCAGTTGTGGTTGATCCTCGCCGGGACGTGGATGTTTACCTTCATCTAGCAGAATCATCTGAAATGGATATAACCCATATCTTTGAAACCCATCGTAACGAGGACTACGTCATTGGTTCATTGGAGCTAGCTTGTGCCACAGGAGCAGAGATATTCCATGGTAAAAACCTGGATTTTGCCTACGGAACTCCGGTAAGTGACCGGGACAAATTCCAGTGGGGAAGTATTGAACTGGAAGTTATGGACACACCAGGACACACCACTGAAAGCATATCTCTGGTTTTAAGAGATTTAAGTGTCTCTAAAGATGCTCAGATGGTTTTCACTGGCGATGTGATCTTTGCAGGGGAAACTGGACGTGTTGATCTCTATGGGCCTGATAAAAGTCAGAAAATGGCGGGACTGTTATATGACAGTATCTTTAATGGGATCCTGCCCCTGGGTGATCAGGTAATCCTCTGTCCGGCCCATGGCGCGGGTTCAGTGTGTGGGGCAGATATAAGGGAGCAGGACTACACTACCATTGGTTATGAGAGGAATACCAACCCGCAACTACAGTGCACCAGTAAAGAAGAATTCATCAAGATGAAGGTAGCTGAAGAGCTTTACACCCCACCCTACTTTAAGAAGATGGAATTCTACAACCAGAATGGGGCCCCAATAGCTGGTAGAATTCCTTATTTCAAACCTATTCCTCCTAAAATTCTGAAAGAAAAAATAAATAATGGAGCTTGTATCCTTGATGTTCGCAAACCAACCAGTTTTGCTGGAGCTCATATACCTGGTAGTTTGAATATCTGGAGGGATGGTGTTCCTGCCTTTGCTGGCTGGTTTTTGAACTACGATGACCCCATTATTGTGGTTGATGACCAGATCCAGGGTCTGGATGAGGTCCGTCAGGCCCTTTTCAGACTGGGTTTTGATAATATTTACGGCTACTTGGAGGGTGGTTTTCCCAGCTGGTACCTCCACGCAGGTCAAATTAACTCCATAAAGCTGTGGAGTGTACACCAGTTGAAGCAAAAACTAGAAAGTTTAAAAGAAAAGGGAGAAGGACTAACAGAAAACAGGAAAAAGTTCAAGGAAACTTCAGAAGAGGATTTTTTCTTACTGGACGTGCGCAAAATAGATGACCGCAGAAAAGATTACATTCAAGGATCTCACCACATCTACGTTGGCGACTTACCCCAAAGGATTCAAGAAGTGCCCCATGACATTCCCGTGGTTGTTTACTGTGATTCGGGTTATAAATCCACCACTGCCTGCAGTTATTTGAAGAAAAATGGTTACACTAAGCTAAGCACTGTTTTGGGCAGTATGACTGCATGGAAAAAAGCAAGCTACCCCGTCGTGAAGGCCTGA
- a CDS encoding ATP-binding cassette domain-containing protein → MEYIIETHDISKKYDDFTAVNGVNLKVPKNSVYGVLGPNGAGKTTLISMLCTILHPTGGTATVNGYDVTKNPKEVRESIGIVFQSRALDDILTGREHLEMHASLYGVPKDVRENRIEEILDLIALGTKADEFVKTYSGGMKRRLEIGRGLIHRPKVLFLDEPTLGLDPQTRESIWEYIQELNQNQDVSVLMTTHYMEEADKLCDEIAIINQGQIITADSPKNLKRELKADTITMQVDKLEEFTEKVEKLDFVKETYVMDSEIKLLVERGENLVAELVNFANDNNIFVYSIELEHPNLEDVFLKYTGRTIQGEG, encoded by the coding sequence ATGGAATACATTATCGAAACCCATGATATATCCAAAAAATATGATGATTTCACCGCAGTTAACGGAGTGAATCTTAAAGTACCTAAAAATAGTGTTTATGGAGTTTTAGGACCTAACGGTGCGGGTAAAACCACATTAATATCTATGCTGTGCACTATCCTGCACCCCACCGGTGGAACAGCCACAGTTAATGGTTACGATGTTACCAAAAACCCAAAAGAGGTCCGGGAATCCATTGGGATTGTTTTCCAGTCCAGGGCACTGGATGACATCCTCACTGGCCGTGAACACCTGGAAATGCATGCTTCACTCTATGGAGTTCCCAAGGATGTAAGAGAAAACCGTATAGAAGAAATTCTGGACCTGATAGCCCTGGGTACCAAGGCTGATGAATTTGTTAAAACCTATTCTGGAGGTATGAAACGCCGACTGGAAATCGGTCGGGGTCTGATTCACCGTCCTAAGGTTCTTTTCCTGGATGAACCCACTCTAGGGTTGGATCCTCAGACCAGGGAAAGTATATGGGAATATATTCAGGAATTGAATCAGAACCAGGATGTTTCGGTTTTGATGACCACTCACTACATGGAAGAAGCTGATAAACTGTGTGATGAGATAGCTATAATCAACCAGGGCCAGATCATAACTGCAGATTCCCCTAAAAACTTAAAAAGGGAGTTAAAGGCTGATACTATCACCATGCAGGTGGATAAACTTGAAGAATTCACTGAAAAGGTGGAAAAACTGGATTTTGTTAAAGAGACTTATGTAATGGACTCTGAGATCAAACTACTGGTGGAACGTGGTGAAAACCTGGTGGCAGAGCTGGTGAACTTTGCCAATGACAATAACATTTTTGTCTATTCCATAGAACTGGAACACCCTAACCTGGAGGATGTTTTCCTCAAATATACAGGTAGAACCATTCAGGGGGAGGGATAG
- a CDS encoding ABC transporter permease, with product MAELEGIYTIWLRENKRFLRYRSRILTSVVTPLLWLLIFGTGLGSAIRFGNMAGGYQAFIFPGIIAQTILFTSVFSGLSVIQDRQFGFLKEILVAPISRPSIVLGKAIGISTTALIQGIILLFLSFVVSVPMTIPILLESIGVIILIALGLSGMGLLIASFTDSMEGFNLIMSFIVMPIFLLSGALFPITGLPSWLQVAVYINPLTYGVDALRSIILHQSVLPLYVSVVVVAIFAVLMILISAFIFSKKEQSLM from the coding sequence ATGGCAGAACTTGAGGGAATTTACACCATCTGGCTCAGGGAAAACAAAAGATTCCTCCGTTACCGGTCACGTATACTGACTTCAGTGGTAACACCCCTCTTGTGGCTACTGATATTCGGAACAGGGTTAGGTTCCGCCATAAGATTCGGGAACATGGCCGGTGGATATCAGGCATTCATATTCCCTGGAATCATTGCCCAGACCATACTTTTCACTTCGGTATTTTCTGGACTTTCAGTGATACAGGACCGGCAGTTTGGATTCTTGAAGGAGATTTTAGTGGCCCCCATATCCCGGCCTTCAATTGTCCTGGGGAAAGCCATTGGAATCAGTACTACAGCCCTTATCCAGGGAATAATATTGCTGTTCCTATCATTTGTGGTCAGTGTACCCATGACCATCCCCATTCTCCTGGAATCCATAGGGGTTATAATCCTCATTGCATTAGGCCTATCCGGTATGGGACTTTTGATAGCATCCTTCACCGACAGTATGGAAGGTTTCAACCTCATCATGAGCTTCATTGTAATGCCCATATTCCTTTTAAGTGGAGCATTGTTCCCTATAACCGGACTTCCCAGCTGGCTACAGGTAGCAGTCTATATTAATCCCTTAACTTATGGGGTGGATGCCCTGAGGAGTATAATTCTTCATCAATCAGTACTTCCATTGTATGTAAGTGTTGTTGTGGTTGCTATCTTTGCAGTGCTGATGATCCTGATATCTGCCTTTATATTCAGCAAAAAAGAGCAAAGTTTGATGTAG
- a CDS encoding flippase, with protein sequence MNAIQKLAKNIGSLFVSQILGYFIAFIYSIYLIRYLGVENFGVLSFALALTSILTVFCDLGLTTLMTREVAKDKSLTSKYLKNTISIKLLLSIVVVIFTVVIINNLGYPQSELYVIYFLLLSLIFTTFCGVFFSIFQAYEKLEYQSIANVLNSILMFIGVVILINYNSGLIWISALYALVNGLILLYYLYISTSKFKFPFPKMEFDFEFWKTSIVIALQFGLIGVFSTIYIWIDSVMLSFMVNNEAVGLYNAAYRIITVLLFVPFVMNAAIFPVMSKMYDSGGDSLNKLVEKYLKVMIIVGIPIGIGVTFLAKDIIILLFGNAYADSAIALQILVWATVITFIYSSYVSLFISADKQMTLNKIAFLGMIINIILNLILIPKFSFIAASFNTVLTELSMIILVFITASSSNMLLNKKQILNDFARVIISGLIMAIFLLFFNYMELFLLIFLAVIVYIVSLFITRAIDEEDINIIKQIRG encoded by the coding sequence ATGAATGCAATACAGAAATTAGCCAAGAACATCGGGTCTCTCTTTGTTTCCCAAATATTGGGTTATTTTATTGCGTTTATTTATTCCATCTACTTGATTAGATACTTGGGGGTTGAAAATTTTGGAGTGCTATCTTTTGCTTTAGCACTCACCAGCATATTAACGGTCTTCTGTGACTTAGGTTTAACCACTTTAATGACACGAGAAGTGGCTAAAGACAAATCATTAACCAGTAAATATTTAAAAAATACCATATCCATCAAATTATTATTATCAATCGTTGTGGTAATTTTTACCGTGGTTATTATAAATAATCTCGGATATCCTCAGTCTGAATTGTACGTTATATATTTTTTACTTTTATCCTTAATATTCACCACCTTCTGTGGAGTATTCTTTTCAATATTCCAGGCCTACGAGAAACTGGAATACCAATCAATTGCCAATGTTTTAAACAGTATCCTGATGTTTATCGGTGTCGTAATCCTCATAAACTACAATTCCGGCTTGATTTGGATATCAGCTCTTTATGCTCTGGTAAATGGGTTGATATTGCTTTATTATCTGTACATTTCAACCAGTAAATTCAAATTCCCTTTTCCAAAAATGGAATTTGATTTCGAGTTCTGGAAGACCAGCATAGTCATTGCCCTTCAGTTCGGGTTAATAGGGGTATTTTCGACTATTTACATATGGATAGATAGTGTCATGCTCTCATTCATGGTGAATAATGAAGCAGTGGGATTGTACAATGCTGCTTACAGGATCATAACAGTTTTATTATTTGTTCCATTTGTGATGAATGCCGCAATCTTCCCTGTAATGTCAAAAATGTATGATTCAGGTGGGGATTCCTTAAACAAACTGGTGGAAAAATATTTAAAGGTTATGATCATCGTTGGTATTCCCATTGGTATTGGAGTTACCTTCCTGGCCAAAGACATAATCATCCTGTTATTTGGAAATGCCTATGCAGATTCTGCCATTGCCCTTCAAATTTTGGTATGGGCTACTGTAATTACCTTTATTTATTCAAGCTATGTTTCTTTATTCATATCAGCAGATAAACAGATGACCCTAAACAAAATAGCATTTTTGGGCATGATAATTAATATAATCCTTAACCTGATCTTAATTCCCAAATTTAGTTTCATTGCAGCCAGTTTTAACACTGTACTAACTGAACTTTCCATGATTATACTGGTATTTATCACAGCCAGCAGCAGCAACATGCTTTTAAATAAGAAACAAATCTTAAATGATTTTGCCAGGGTAATTATCTCTGGTTTAATAATGGCCATATTCTTATTATTCTTCAATTACATGGAATTATTCTTATTAATATTCTTAGCGGTGATAGTTTACATAGTGTCTCTATTTATAACCAGAGCGATAGATGAAGAGGATATTAATATTATCAAACAAATAAGAGGCTGA